In Anticarsia gemmatalis isolate Benzon Research Colony breed Stoneville strain chromosome 4, ilAntGemm2 primary, whole genome shotgun sequence, one DNA window encodes the following:
- the LOC142972362 gene encoding uncharacterized protein LOC142972362, translating to MGNSKSKKAQREPDKFFDRERWKEQRREEKKKKIINHANRRAALKEPPVTPAVLAVPPGPCPAPTPAHVRSYDEEALDRMRYQLHNDSDAFLLNNILLSVQFFENYEREVHQIKNNPISEREHLINEAMVRENKHVFFADRLQECVHEHVSYQRSRGQVEPLLAPRLFVIYDNVEASEPGDTSDYSAVLDAPFYKLRIEDCKEPGYVKLKKIEVLESTLQKENEPVVLKKQDSDDSIYTESEKESIDSDEGPFKALKGRELLEQLKSKIQSPEPSTNNDVVVNTEMNGIAGRRYSGPIKQMSLQASKNNISNIGRIKNGSALFVEEDSVLENNNNIIPIYDENIVLPRKSILKNSRRLSGPISNKQVSASLRKASSETNVGDDTETSGYRSNSSSRQTESSETESDYGYSTITEAATPKKIELSVKNNYSVTSGVLPEETWTPVEVRALNDWSDEEDEEVNDAASKSSLPPALFERFFFLNSLKFMNNFVDHFIINLGSGLGLAQDEINSALTQGASIYCDSLKNGSKIGYEIYPALVAAWPNAANQWIIRERRIIQNPRTNFSYQWPTKYMVNKAIGAGCLLVPIGFRPKRGLNPEQTMQWKIIFPAAERYLESCLAHSHIRCYLFTLALHKTFMENDTAKIGIDASHIKNHLFWQCEDNYAKWPEDRLGESLRLFLNSFYMHFGQSRLPNYFMSNCNEFKSIPKPLLLKLQRRLADILEAPVMHVLNALDKLKYVKRDFYPKFNSQRLYDLLTCKNPLRILNPNIPSVVSNYQDSSDSDDDTQINFWDKAKAHDKNYQWKKERQRQVQERRKIQMNAKRQKSSAKQDREINKNIILPSKMEPVRRRLVLEFFIPHFIAMARSSERFEAIRQAVIYLEQAQRLCLLLLDEPGADITANEFLDVVRDKLADCQRKLVQQGGFKLPPRRESKLERLSRPSRLKFRHIVNHDSPTENHGIAPFTFVDVHIDNSTEQRTLSDTIPGEESKL from the exons ATGGGGAATTCTAAATCTAAGAAAGCTCAAAGAGAGCCGGACAAGTTCTTTGACCGGGAAAGGTGGAAGGAGCAGAGAAGGgaagaaaagaagaagaagattataaaCCACGCGAACAGGAGGGCGGCTTTAAAGGAGCCGCCTGTGACGCCCGCCGTGCTGGCGGTGCCCCCGGGGCCGTGTCCGGCGCCCACGCCCGCACACGTCCGCTCCTACGATGAGGAAGCCCTGGACCGGATGCGATATCAGCTCCACAATGATTCTGATGCTTTCTTACTAAATAACATCCTGCTATCTGTTCAGTTCTTTGAAAATTACGAACG GGAAgtacatcaaataaaaaataatcctatAAGTGAGCGAGAGCACTTGATCAATGAGGCTATGGTGAGAGAAAACAAGCATGTTTTCTTTGCGGATCGATTGCAAGAATGTGTCCACGAACATGTTAGCTATCAGAGGAGTCGAGGTCAAGTTGAGCCCCTGCTGGCACCGAGGCTGTTCGTCATTTATGACAACGTAGAAGCCAGTGAACCAGGCGATACCTCCGACTATAGCGCCGTCCTCGACGCACCGTTCTACAAACTACGAATTGAAGATTGCAAAGAACCAG gGTACGTTAAATTGAAGAAAATCGAAGTTCTAGAAAGTACATTGCAAAAAGAGAATGAACCGGTCGTGTTAAAGAAACAGGATTCTGACGACAGCATTTATACTGAGTCCGAAAAAGAGTCTATTGATTCAGACGAAGGACCTTTTAAGGCTCTCAAAGGTCGAGAATTGTTAGAGCAACtcaaatcaaaaatacaaaGCCCCGAACCATCAACTAATAACGATGTTGTAGTAAATACAGAAATGAATGGCATCGCCGGTCGACGGTACAGTGGACCTATAAAGCAAATGAGTTTACAAGcgtctaaaaataatatttcaaatatcgGCAGGATTAAAAATGGGAGTGCATTATTCGTAGAAGAGGAtagtgttttagaaaataataataatataatacctatttatGATGAAAATATAGTATTACCGAGAAAATCTATTTTGAAAAATTCGAGACGTTTAAGTGGACCAATAAGTAACAAACAAGTGAGCGCGAGTTTACGAAAAGCGTCTTCTGAAACAAATGTAGGAGATGATACAGAGACTTCAGGCTATAGATCAAATTCTAGCAGCCGACAAACTGAGTCCAGTGAAACAGAGTCGGATTATGGGTACTCGACTATAACTGAGGCAGCTACACCGAAAAAGATTGAACTTAGCGTCAAAAACAACTACTCTGTTACATCGGGTGTGTTACCTGAAGAAACTTGGACTCCAGTGGAAGTACGAGCGTTAAACGATTGGAGTGATGAAGAAGACGAGGAAGTTAATGATGCTGCATCTAAGTCGTCTCTACCCCCAGCattatttgaaagattttttttcctaaattcCCTGAAATTCATGAATAACTTCGTAGACCATTTCATTATTAACCTAGGCTCCGGATTAGGATTGGCTCAGGATGAGATCAACTCTGCTTTAACACAGGGAGCTAGTATATATTGTGACTCGCTGAAAAATGGCTCAAAAATTGGATATGAAATCTATCCTGCACTGGTAGCTGCTTGGCCGAATGCAGCTAATCAATGGATTATCCGCGAGCGAAGAATTATACAAAATCCTAGAACAAACTTCAGTTACCAGTGGCCTACAAAATATATGGTAAACAAAGCTATCGGCGCGGGATGCCTGCTAGTACCTATAGGATTCAGACCAAAGAGAGGACTAAATCCGGAGCAAACAATGCAGTGGAAAATCATATTCCCCGCAGCTGAGCGGTATCTTGAAAGTTGTCTAGCTCATTCTCATATACGatgctatttatttacattagcTTTACATAAGACTTTCATGGAAAACGATACAGCCAAAATAGGAATAGATGCCAGTCATATTAAGAACCATCTGTTCTGGCAATGTGAAGATAATTACGCGAAATGGCCAGAAGACAGACTTGGAGAATCATTAAGGCTGTTTCTGAACAGCTTCTACATGCACTTCGGACAATCTAGATTgccaaattattttatgtcgAATTGTAATGAATTTAAAAGCATCCCTAAACCTCTACTGTTGAAGCTTCAACGACGATTAGCAGATATACTCGAGGCCCCCGTGATGCATGTCCTTAATGCCCTTGATAAATTGAAGTACGTGAAAAGAGATTTTTATCCAAAGTTTAATAGTCAAAGGCTTTACGATTTACTAACTTGCAAAAACCCACTGCGTATCTTAAATCCAAATATACCTAGTGTTGTTTCAAACTATCAAGATAGTTCTGATAGTGACGACGATACTCAAATTAACTTCTGGGATAAAGCCAAAGCCcatgataaaaattatcaatGGAAAAAGGAGAGGCAACGGCAGGTGCAAGAGAGaagaaaaattcaaatgaaCGCAAAAAGACAGAAGTCGTCTGCGAAACAAGATcgagaaattaataaaaac ATAATACTACCGAGTAAAATGGAACCCGTGCGGCGGCGCTTGGTGCTCGAATTTTTTATACCACACTTTATAGCTATGGCTCGATCGAGTGAACGATTTGAAGCTATCAGGCAAGCAGTCATCTACTTGGAGCAAGCTCAGAGATTATGCCTTCTCCTGTTGGATGAGCCTGGAGCTGATATCACAGCGAATGAGTTTTTAGATGTAGTTCGAGACAAATTAGCCGATTGTCAGCGAAAACTGGTGCAGCAGGGTGGTTTCAAACTGCCACCGCGTAGAGAAAGCAAACTTGAACGTTTAAGTCGTCCCTCTCGATTGAAATTTAGGCATATTGTTAATCACGATTCTCCCACTGAAAATCATGGTATAGCACCTTTTACTTTTGTAGATGTTCATATTGATAACTCCACGGAGCAAAGGACGTTAAGTGATACAATTCCAGGAGAGGAatcaaaattgtaa
- the LOC142972363 gene encoding uncharacterized protein LOC142972363, which translates to MDSTGDKGINWAEAEATSDSNYSVSMISEEVPTLTVTTIVGMIVIMLIAIAAVFILGVLIDCRQQRLIEKKMGEAKRLKSQRRVNTSPEDDGASIANNMEEPGMSAPPAEVVTHIP; encoded by the exons ATGGATTCAACAGGAGATAAGGGCATCAATTGGGCGGAAGCAG aGGCAACTTCAGACTCAAATTATTCGGTGTCAATGATATCAGAAGAAGTGCCGACGCTCACGGTGACGACGATAGTGGGCATGATAGTGATCATGCTCATAGCCATCGCAGCCGTGTTCATACTTGGAGTACTCATTGACTGCAGGCAACA GCGGTTGATAGAGAAGAAAATGGGTGAGGCGAAGCGTTTGAAGAGTCAGCGTCGAGTGAACACGAGCCCGGAGGACGACGGCGCCAGCATAGCCAACAACATGGAGGAGCCGGGCATGAGCGCACCTCCCGCCGAGGTCGTCACACATATACCTTAG